AGCGCGGACCGCCGCATTCTCTGGTCGCCGGGGGGGCCGCTCTATTCCATTTCAGCCGTGGCTGTGGACGGAGAAGGGCAGATTCTTTTTCTGCACTGTCGCCAGCCCGTGGAGGCCTACGCCTTTGCCCAGCAACTGCTGCACCTGCCGCTCAACGTGCGCACGGTCATGTATGTGGAAGGCGGCGGCCAGGCCGGGCTGCTGGTGCGCTCTCCGGCGCTCACGCGGGAGCTGGTGGGCCAAAGCGCCGCCGGACTGCTGGTGACCGGCGACCTGCGCGCCCTGCTGCCCAATGTGCTGGGCGCGCGCCGCCGCTGAGGCGGGGCCCCTCCTTTTAGCGCATTTAACACTTGAAATGCTCGCTTACGGCAGGCAAAAGCCTGCCTTCTCGCATTTTGTGGCAAGGATTTTCAAGAAAATTCTTGCAGAGCAGTTAGCTCATTTCATTCGCTAACTGCTCTAGCGCAGATTAGCTTTAAGAATAGGCAGTTGCAAAAGTTACGGCACGCTCGTTCCGGCGCTCAAGCGCGCAACTGCATAGCGCTGCTGTCTTTGCCCGTACCTTCCTTCGCCGTAACGGGCTAAAACCCTGCATCGCAACGGCTGCAGCTGCGCTTGTGCCTCCACGGCGGGCCTGCTTATGCAGCCGCCAGGGCAGTGCAACCTTGCAATGTCTTAATCTCCCACCACAAAGGCGCTGGGATACAGCGCGCGGAAGGCCGCGAGCTTCTGCTGGGCGATAAAGGTGTCCGGCCAGGGGCCCACCTGAACGTTCCAGAGGCTGTTGCTGCCATAGACCAGGCGGCCGCGGTGCCCGGCACGGCTCAGAATGCTGATCAGCGCGTCGGCATTGGCGCGTTGGGCAAAGGCCCCCACCTGGACATAAAAATCCCCGGCCAGATCGCCGTCGTCGCGCATGCGGTCCACGCCGCCCAGGCTCTGCACGCGCACGCGGCCGGTGCCTGGGCCGAGGATCTGCAGGCGGCTGGCCGCCGCGCGGGAAAGATCAATAACTCTGTCGCCCACAAAAGGGCCGCGGTCATTGATGCGCACGATAACGCTGCGTCCGTTGCCCAGGTGGGTAACGCGCACCTGCGTGCCCAGGGGCAGCAGCTTGTGGGCCGCAGTCATGGCATACTGGTTGTAGCGCTCGCCGTTGGCGGTGGTGCGTCCGTGAAAGCCGGGGCCGTACCAGGAGGCCACGCCTTCTTCCACAAAACCGTGGGCGGATTTGAGGGGATAATAGGTTTTGCCGCGCACGGTATAGGGCTTGGTGCCCCGCACGCCGCCCTTGCGCCAGGAGGAGCGGCCCCCGCAGCCGGCCAGCAGGGCGCAGCAGAGCAACGCCGTCAGGGCGCACAAGGCCCAAAGGCGGACGGCCGATGAAGGTTTCTTTTTCAGGAGCACGCGGGCCCCTCCAGGCCGCAGAGGCAAGGCAAAGGGCTGTTACGGCCACATTCGGCGCACACGCCGGGATTGTTTTTCTCTTCCGTCTGACTGAGGCTTGCCAGCAGCTTGTGCCCCTCCATGCCTAGGTGACCGGCGGCGCGGGCGCGGAGGAGCAGGCCCAGAGCCGGAGCGCGGCGGCCCGCTTCCAGAAAGTCGCGGGCGGCCAGAAGATAGAGGCGTTCGCGGTCGCTGTCGTAAAGGGCGTCCAAAAGCAGGTCATAACTGGGGCCGAAGGCTTTGGCGGCCAAGGCTTCTTCACTGGCCAGCCAGCGGGCCAGACGGGTGTTTTGCCGCTCTGCCGCCAGATAGCGGGCCAGCAGGCGCAGGCCGTGCCCCAGCACGTGCATGATGCGGGCCAGCTCGCGGGTGGAGCTTTCGGCAGTCTGCCCGCCCAGGCCCCGCAGGGGATTGTAGGCCTCGACGCTGACGGTCATGCTGCGGGCTATCTGCACCAGACGGTTGGCGTAGTGCTGGCCCTGAAAGGCGTCTTCCTTGAGCTTGGCGCATTCGTGAAAAGCATAGCCCACGCACCAATCTATAAGGGCCTCCAGGGCGCGGGGGTCGTCCGTACCGTCGGGAAGCGTCCGTGGAGCGGGGTCGCCGTCCGGGGGGGGCGGCGCGTCGGCTTCGGTGAGATCCACGGCATGGGGCGTGTTGCGAAAAAGATGGTGGGCCGTGTCCTTGAGCCGCCAGAACACGCCCTTGCGCATGGATTCGCCCAGCAGGTCGCGCAAAGCGCTGTACGAAACGGCCCCGTCCGCTTCAAAGCGGCGGCGCTGATCAGCCAGCAGGCTGTAGACAGTACAGTAGTCGCGCACCAGGTCGCGCACCAGAAAATCCCGGTTGGCCACCAGCCAGCCTCCGTTCACGCTTCGGCCTCCTTGAGCAGGGCGCGGGCCACGGCCAGGTCGTAAAGGCGCAGGGGGTCGGCCTCGCCGTTGCGCTCCTGCTGGTAGAGCTGGGCAGCCTGCCGCACCACGGCCAGGCTGAGCCAGGGATGACGTTCCCACACTTCGGGATGGTCGGCCCGCCAGAGGCGAAATTCCACCTCGCCGTCAGGGCCGCGTCGCACATAGACGCGCGACTGCGTGTCGCCCGCCTGGGGATGGTAATACAAACCGAGCTGGTCTCTCATGCGCGCCTCGTCGCAGGCTGGTGCATTGTGCGTTTGTCGCAAAAAAGGCCGCGGGACAATGCGTCCGCGCGGCTGCGGACTGAAGCAGTATAAACGCACCGAAGCGCTTTGCCAAGGGTTGCGCCCCACTATATTGTGAAAGATTGCACAATAACGCAAAAATTCATTGCCATTTTTGCAAAAAAAGGGGAAAGCAAAAGGTGTCGCCGTTGGGCAACACCGCGCCCCGTGGAATGTTACAGGCTTTCCGGCAGCGCAAAAGCCGCATTTCACGGGCTTGCAGCGGGGCTTTGCGCCCGACGGGGCACCCCGGTTGTCATCAGGGCAGAAATGACGTATACAGGACTTTGACCGCGTTGCGGCCCGATGGGGGCCGATGCCCGGATCGCTCTTGGCTCGCGCCCCGCGCGCGCCCGTTTTTTAAGGGCGGATTATTCCGGCGGCAGTCCGGGGATGGCTTGAAGGTTGTGACGGCCTTTCTGCCCGGCACACCCCGGCCGCCCGCCATGCGGCTCGCTGCGCCGGTTTGCTGCGCCGGACCGCTGCGCCGGATCCCTGTAGTTGACCGGCACGTCACGCTGCAGCGTGATACAAACAAACCATGTGGAGGTATGGCAATGGCGAAACATGCAACCCCCCTGTTGGACCAGCTGGAAAGCGGCCCCTGGCCGAGCTTTGTGTCCGACATCAAACAGGAAGCGGCCTATCGGGCCAAGAATCCCAAGGGACTGGACTACCAGATCCCCGCGGACTGCCCCGAAGACCTGCTGGGTGTGCTTGAGCTTTCCTACAACGAAAAGGAAACCCACTGGAAGCACGGCGGCATTGTGGGCGTGTTCGGTTACGGCGGCGGCGTTATCGGCCGGTACTGCGACCAGCCCCAGATGTTCCCCGGCGTGGCCCACTTCCACACCATGCGCGTGGCACAGCCTTCGGGCAAATACTACCACAGCAAGTTCCTGCGCGACCTGTGCGATATCTGGGATCTGCGCGGTTCCGGTCTGACCAACATGCACGGCTCCACCGGCGACATCGTGCTGCTGGGCACCCAGACCCCCCAGCTTGAGGAAGTGTTCCACGAGCTGACCCACAAAATGCACGTGGACCTCGGCGGCTCCGGCTCCAACCTGCGTACGCCCGAAGCCTGCCTTGGCATGTCCCGCTGCGAATACGCCTGTTACAACACGCAGGACATGTGCTACCAGCTCACCATTGATTATCAGGATGAGCTGCACCGTCCCGCCTTCCCCTACAAGTTCAAGTTCAAGTTCGACGGTTGCCCCAACGGCTGCGTGTGCGCCATGGCGCGTTCCGACTTCGCCGTGGTGGGCACCTGGAAGGACGACATCAAAATCGACCAGGAAGCCGTCAAGGCTTATGTGGCCGGCGAGTTCTCTCCCAATGCCGGCGCCCACGCCGGACGCGACTGGGGCAAGTTCGACATCCAGAAGGAAGTGGTCGACCTCTGCCCGAGCAAGTGCATGAAGTGGGACGGCTCCAAGCTCAGCATCAAGACCGCCGACTGCGTGCGCTGCATGCACTGCATCAACACCATGCCCCGCGCCCTGCACATCGGCGACGAACGCGGCGCCAGCATCCTGGTGGGCGCCAAGGCCCCGGTGGTGGACGGCGCGCAGATGGGTTCGCTGCTGGTGCCCTTCATCTCCTGTGAAGCCCCTTACGATGACGTCAAAGAAGTCATCGAAAAGATTTGGGACTGGTGGATGGAAGAAGGCAAAAACCGCGAACGCGTGGGCGAAACCATGAAGCGTCTCTCCTTCCAGAAGCTGCTGGAAGTGACCGACACCCCGGCCGCCGCCTACCATGTGAAAGAACCGCGCTCCAACCCGTATATCTTCTTCAAAGAAGAAGAAGTGCCCGGCGGCTGGAAACGCGACCTCGCCGCTTACCGCAAACGCCATCAACGCTAGTCAAAGGGGGAGAAGAACATGGCTTTTATTTCTTCCGGGTACAATCCCGAAAAACCGATGGAAGGCCGCATTACCGACATCGGCCCCCACAAGTACGACGACTATTTTCCGCCGGTCATCAAAAACAACTTCGGCAAGTGGCTCTATCATGAAATTCTTGAGCCCGGCGTGCTGCTGCACGTAGCCGAAGGCGGCGCCAAGTGCTACACCGTCCGCGTGGGCGGCACCCGCACCATGTCCATCACCCACATCCGTGAGCTGTGCGACATCGCCGACAAGTACTGTGGCGGCTACCTGCGCTGGACCACCCGTAACAACATCGAATTCATGGTGGAAGACGAAGCCGCCATGAAGGCCCTGCGCGACGACCTGAACAGCCGCAAGTTTGACGGCGGCTCCTTCAAGTTCCCCGTGGGCGGCACCGGCGCCGGCATCAGCAACATGGTCCACACCCAGGGCTGGGTGCACTGCCATACCCCGGCCACCGACGCCTCCGGCCCGGTCAAGGCCGTCATGGACACCGTGTTTGAAGACTTCAAGAGCATGCGCCTGCCCGCCCCTGTGCGCATCGCCCTGGCCTGCTGCATCAACATGTGCGGCGCGGTGCACTGCTCCGACATCGGCCTGGTGGGCATCCACCGCAAGCCCCCCATGGTGGACCATGAGTGGGCCGACCAGCTCTGCGAAATTCCGCTGGCCGTGGCCGCCTGCCCCACCGCCGCCGTGCGCCCCACCAAGGTGGAACACGACGGCAAGAAAGTGAACTCCATCGCCATCAAGGAAGACCGCTGCATGTACTGCGGCAACTGCTACACCATGTGCCCTGCCCTGCCCATTTCTGACGGCGAGGGCGACGGCATTGCCATCATGGTGGGCGGCAAGGTTTCCAACCGCATCACCATGCCCAAGTTCTCCAAGGTGGTCGTGGGCTACATCCCCAACGAACCGCCCCGCTGGCCTACCCTGACCAAGACCGTGAAGCACATTGTCGAGGTCTATGCGGCCAACGCCAATAAGTACGAACGCCTGGGCTCCTGGGCGGAACGCATCGGCTGGGAAACCTTCTTCAAGCTCACCGGCCTGGAGTTCACCCACCACCTCATTGACGACTTCCGTGACCCTGCCTACTACACCTGGCGGCAGAGCACGCAGTTCAAGTTCTAGGCTTTATCCCTCTAACCCCGGCGGCGCACCAGCGCCGCCGGGACAGGAGAACATCATGGCTGACGACAAAGACGTTGTTATCGACTTTCTGAAAAGCAAATCCGCAGCCAAGTCCAAGTTCTATTTCAAGGACTTTCTGGAGCTCTTTCCGGACAAAGGCCCCCGCGACGTCAAAAAGGTGCTCACCAAGCTGGTGAACGAAGAGGTGCTGGAATTCTGGTCCTCCGGCTCCACCACCATGTACGGCCTCAAGGGCGCGGGCAAGCAGAGCCACGCTGAAGGCGAAGACTAGCGAGCCCTGGGGACGCTCCAGGAAATCCGGCCGCCAGGCACGCCCGGACGTAACCGCAGCACAAGCGATTGTTGGCGGAATACCCCGGCGTTGCGCGGGGCGTCCGGCCTACACAGGTGCAGCGCAGGCCGGACCGGCCTGGCGGTCTTGCACCTGTTGACGAGCCCTTTACAAGTGATGCCGCAACCCTGTTGTGGCATTTCTTGCTTGCAGCGCAGCGGGCCTGCGCTGCCCCGCCACTCGCGGCGCTCCGTCCATCCGTCCGCCGCAGGTCGGGCGTGTCGCGCGGGCGCAATGTTCGCTCAGAGAAACCTTGCAACGGCGTTTGCCCCACCCTTGACGCAGATTCGGCAAACCCGCCCGAGCTTCCCCCGGCGCCCGCGGCAAGGAGGTCACATGCCCCTCTCCTTCAGCCTTACCCCTGCGGACAAAACATTTCTGGGCCGCCAGGCCCGCACCGCCATTGAGGCCGGGCTGGCAGGCGTTTATTCCTCCACGCCGCCCGCGCCGCCGCAAGGCCTGCCCGACGACGTTCTGGCCCGCAGCCTGGGGGCTTTTGTCACCCTCACCATCAACCACGGCTTGCGCGGCTGCATCGGCAATATCATCGGGCACGAAGCCCTCTACGCCACTGTCTGGCACATGGCCGCCGCAGCGGCGTTTCAGGATCCGCGCTTTCCGCCCCTCACCGCCCCGGAATGGCCCCAAACCCACCTGGAAATCTCTGTTCTGGATGAACCAACCCTCTGCCCCGACCCGCAGGCCGTGCAGGTAGGCCGCCACGGCCTCGTGCTCCAGTACAACGGTCACAGTGGCGTGTTCCTGCCGCAAGTGCCCGTGGAACAAGGCTGGGATCGCGCCGCCTATCTGGAAAATCTCTGCCGCAAGGCTGGCCTGCCCCCGGACTCCTGGCGCAAACCCGGCGCGCGCCTTTTCTGGTATGAAGCCCTGGTCTTTCCCGTGCCGGACGCGGCAGCGTGACAAAATCAGAATAGTTGTGGGGGAGGGCCCCCCCCACGCCCCATGCTGTAAAAAAACGTTTCTCCCCCCGCAACCGCGCAGGGCGCTTTGCCCGAAAGACAGGGATATTGTCTCCAGAGAGCCGGATATAAACCGCAGCGCTGCCGTCTTTGGGCGGAGTAT
The sequence above is a segment of the Desulfovibrio legallii genome. Coding sequences within it:
- a CDS encoding septal ring lytic transglycosylase RlpA family protein → MKKKPSSAVRLWALCALTALLCCALLAGCGGRSSWRKGGVRGTKPYTVRGKTYYPLKSAHGFVEEGVASWYGPGFHGRTTANGERYNQYAMTAAHKLLPLGTQVRVTHLGNGRSVIVRINDRGPFVGDRVIDLSRAAASRLQILGPGTGRVRVQSLGGVDRMRDDGDLAGDFYVQVGAFAQRANADALISILSRAGHRGRLVYGSNSLWNVQVGPWPDTFIAQQKLAAFRALYPSAFVVGD
- the dsrA gene encoding dissimilatory-type sulfite reductase subunit alpha; the encoded protein is MAKHATPLLDQLESGPWPSFVSDIKQEAAYRAKNPKGLDYQIPADCPEDLLGVLELSYNEKETHWKHGGIVGVFGYGGGVIGRYCDQPQMFPGVAHFHTMRVAQPSGKYYHSKFLRDLCDIWDLRGSGLTNMHGSTGDIVLLGTQTPQLEEVFHELTHKMHVDLGGSGSNLRTPEACLGMSRCEYACYNTQDMCYQLTIDYQDELHRPAFPYKFKFKFDGCPNGCVCAMARSDFAVVGTWKDDIKIDQEAVKAYVAGEFSPNAGAHAGRDWGKFDIQKEVVDLCPSKCMKWDGSKLSIKTADCVRCMHCINTMPRALHIGDERGASILVGAKAPVVDGAQMGSLLVPFISCEAPYDDVKEVIEKIWDWWMEEGKNRERVGETMKRLSFQKLLEVTDTPAAAYHVKEPRSNPYIFFKEEEVPGGWKRDLAAYRKRHQR
- the dsrB gene encoding dissimilatory-type sulfite reductase subunit beta; the encoded protein is MAFISSGYNPEKPMEGRITDIGPHKYDDYFPPVIKNNFGKWLYHEILEPGVLLHVAEGGAKCYTVRVGGTRTMSITHIRELCDIADKYCGGYLRWTTRNNIEFMVEDEAAMKALRDDLNSRKFDGGSFKFPVGGTGAGISNMVHTQGWVHCHTPATDASGPVKAVMDTVFEDFKSMRLPAPVRIALACCINMCGAVHCSDIGLVGIHRKPPMVDHEWADQLCEIPLAVAACPTAAVRPTKVEHDGKKVNSIAIKEDRCMYCGNCYTMCPALPISDGEGDGIAIMVGGKVSNRITMPKFSKVVVGYIPNEPPRWPTLTKTVKHIVEVYAANANKYERLGSWAERIGWETFFKLTGLEFTHHLIDDFRDPAYYTWRQSTQFKF
- a CDS encoding dissimilatory sulfite reductase D family protein, translated to MADDKDVVIDFLKSKSAAKSKFYFKDFLELFPDKGPRDVKKVLTKLVNEEVLEFWSSGSTTMYGLKGAGKQSHAEGED
- the amrA gene encoding AmmeMemoRadiSam system protein A; the encoded protein is MPLSFSLTPADKTFLGRQARTAIEAGLAGVYSSTPPAPPQGLPDDVLARSLGAFVTLTINHGLRGCIGNIIGHEALYATVWHMAAAAAFQDPRFPPLTAPEWPQTHLEISVLDEPTLCPDPQAVQVGRHGLVLQYNGHSGVFLPQVPVEQGWDRAAYLENLCRKAGLPPDSWRKPGARLFWYEALVFPVPDAAA